A genomic stretch from Theobroma cacao cultivar B97-61/B2 chromosome 4, Criollo_cocoa_genome_V2, whole genome shotgun sequence includes:
- the LOC18601167 gene encoding probable magnesium transporter NIPA8 isoform X2: MGEWVIGAFINLFGSIAINFGTNLLKLGHNERERHSTMDGGGKTPLKPIIYFQTWRVGILFFVLGNCLNFISFGYAAQSLLAALGSVQFVSNIAFAFFVLNKMVTVKVLVATAFIVLGNIFLVAFGNHQSPVYTPEQLAEKYSNITFLLYCLILILVVALHHSIYRRGEHLLAVSGQDLRPYWNMLLPFSYAVVSGAVGSCSVLFAKSLSNLLRLAMSNGYQLHSWFTYSMLLLFLSTAGFWMTRLNEGLSLFDAILIVPMFQIAWTFFSICTGFIYFQEYQVFDALRTTMFILGMMSVFIGISLLAPDESRGGEVKDIDSVMSSSNSTETDRLILPSEDVQNKEIKSFTQGMMMKITDMLAKAKMTCSLSLGFGEDSINASAVLVMPMMSSKITGFRGGGFDRSRIFSMKNSSWSRVAMDEDSAKMLNGGPVLPQSIR; the protein is encoded by the exons AGAGAAAGACATTCTACAATGGATGGTGGAGGAAAGACCCCTTTGAAGCCTATCATATACTTCCAAACTTGGAGAGTTG GTATTCTCTTTTTCGTTCTTGGAAATTGCCTAAACTTCATTTCCTTTGGTTATGCCGCTCAG TCACTTCTTGCAGCCTTGGGATCTGTTCAGTTTGTATCCAACATTGCATTTGCCTTCTTCGTGTTAAACAAAATGGTTACCGTAAA GGTACTAGTTGCCACTGCATTTATAGTTCTtggaaatatttttcttgtcgcCTTTGGAAACCACCAGTCCCCTG tttATACACCAGAGCAATTGGCAGAGAAATACAGCAACATAACATTTCTTCTTTACTGCCTGATTTTGATCTTAGTTGTTGCATTACATCACTCTATCTACAG GAGAGGGGAACATCTCCTAGCGGTTTCTGGACAAGACCTTAGACCATATTGGAACATGCTGCTTCCTTTTTCATATGCTGTAGTTTCAGGTGCTGTGGGATCATGCTCGGTGTTATTTGCAAAATCTCT TTCCAACCTTCTAAGGTTGGCGATGTCCAATGGTTATCAGTTGCACAGCTGGTTTACATACTCCATgttacttttatttcttagTACAGCTGGATTTTGG ATGACACGGTTGAATGAAGGGCTGTCACTCTTTGATGCAATCCTTATTGTTCCCATGTTTCAAATTGCTTGGACTTTCTTCTCCATTTGTACAGGATTTATTTACTTTCAGGAATATCag GTGTTCGATGCACTGAGGACAACTATGTTCATACTAGGAATGATGTCTGTGTTCATAGGCATTTCTTTATTGGCACCTGATGAGTCGAGAG GCGGTGAAGTTAAGGATATAGATTCTGTTATGTCTTCAAGCAATTCGACTGAAACTGACAG GTTGATCTTGCCATCCGAAGATGTACAGAATAAAGagataaaatcatttacacaaggaatgatgatgaagatcACAGATATGCTAGCCAAGGCAAAG ATGACATGTTCGTTATCATTAGGTTTTGGGGAGGATTCGATCAATGCATCCGCAGTTCTTGTAATGCCTATGATGTCATCAAAGATAACAGGCTTTAGAGGAGGTGGGTTTGATCGGAGTCGGATATTCTCCATGAAAAATTCTAGTTGGAGTAGAGTTGCCATGGATGAAGATAGTGCAAAGATGTTGAATGGAGGACCGGTGCTCCCTCAAAGCATCCGATAG
- the LOC18601167 gene encoding probable magnesium transporter NIPA8 isoform X1 has product MGEWVIGAFINLFGSIAINFGTNLLKLGHNERERHSTMDGGGKTPLKPIIYFQTWRVGILFFVLGNCLNFISFGYAAQSLLAALGSVQFVSNIAFAFFVLNKMVTVKVLVATAFIVLGNIFLVAFGNHQSPVYTPEQLAEKYSNITFLLYCLILILVVALHHSIYRRGEHLLAVSGQDLRPYWNMLLPFSYAVVSGAVGSCSVLFAKSLSNLLRLAMSNGYQLHSWFTYSMLLLFLSTAGFWMTRLNEGLSLFDAILIVPMFQIAWTFFSICTGFIYFQEYQAVKLIVQVFDALRTTMFILGMMSVFIGISLLAPDESRGGEVKDIDSVMSSSNSTETDRLILPSEDVQNKEIKSFTQGMMMKITDMLAKAKMTCSLSLGFGEDSINASAVLVMPMMSSKITGFRGGGFDRSRIFSMKNSSWSRVAMDEDSAKMLNGGPVLPQSIR; this is encoded by the exons AGAGAAAGACATTCTACAATGGATGGTGGAGGAAAGACCCCTTTGAAGCCTATCATATACTTCCAAACTTGGAGAGTTG GTATTCTCTTTTTCGTTCTTGGAAATTGCCTAAACTTCATTTCCTTTGGTTATGCCGCTCAG TCACTTCTTGCAGCCTTGGGATCTGTTCAGTTTGTATCCAACATTGCATTTGCCTTCTTCGTGTTAAACAAAATGGTTACCGTAAA GGTACTAGTTGCCACTGCATTTATAGTTCTtggaaatatttttcttgtcgcCTTTGGAAACCACCAGTCCCCTG tttATACACCAGAGCAATTGGCAGAGAAATACAGCAACATAACATTTCTTCTTTACTGCCTGATTTTGATCTTAGTTGTTGCATTACATCACTCTATCTACAG GAGAGGGGAACATCTCCTAGCGGTTTCTGGACAAGACCTTAGACCATATTGGAACATGCTGCTTCCTTTTTCATATGCTGTAGTTTCAGGTGCTGTGGGATCATGCTCGGTGTTATTTGCAAAATCTCT TTCCAACCTTCTAAGGTTGGCGATGTCCAATGGTTATCAGTTGCACAGCTGGTTTACATACTCCATgttacttttatttcttagTACAGCTGGATTTTGG ATGACACGGTTGAATGAAGGGCTGTCACTCTTTGATGCAATCCTTATTGTTCCCATGTTTCAAATTGCTTGGACTTTCTTCTCCATTTGTACAGGATTTATTTACTTTCAGGAATATCag GCTGTAAAGCTAATCGTGCAG GTGTTCGATGCACTGAGGACAACTATGTTCATACTAGGAATGATGTCTGTGTTCATAGGCATTTCTTTATTGGCACCTGATGAGTCGAGAG GCGGTGAAGTTAAGGATATAGATTCTGTTATGTCTTCAAGCAATTCGACTGAAACTGACAG GTTGATCTTGCCATCCGAAGATGTACAGAATAAAGagataaaatcatttacacaaggaatgatgatgaagatcACAGATATGCTAGCCAAGGCAAAG ATGACATGTTCGTTATCATTAGGTTTTGGGGAGGATTCGATCAATGCATCCGCAGTTCTTGTAATGCCTATGATGTCATCAAAGATAACAGGCTTTAGAGGAGGTGGGTTTGATCGGAGTCGGATATTCTCCATGAAAAATTCTAGTTGGAGTAGAGTTGCCATGGATGAAGATAGTGCAAAGATGTTGAATGGAGGACCGGTGCTCCCTCAAAGCATCCGATAG